The genomic DNA ttatattatgcagtattgtttatgattggttgaacttgttaaaagtaaaaacttcttaatctgcgtgatttgcttaaaacatcctatattttgaaacggagggagtattaaattaattagggCTTCGTGTCTTTCAATTTCCCCTattctctcttcatcttctccagaAATCGAAATCGAACCTCTCGTCGTCGTCGTCCAAAGCTTTTTAATCGAAATCGAGATGTCGGCGGATCAGAGCTCAAAGCCGTTGCAGTTTTTCGTCAGACTACTCGACGGGAAATCACTAGCCCTAACTTTCTCAACTCCGTTAGCATATGGAGATCAGATCAAGCAACGGATCTTCGAGCACACGAAGATTCCGACGCATCTACAGCGATTGATATGCGGAGGCTACGCAATCTCCGACGAATCATCGGTTTCTCAGCCCGACGCCACAGTGAACCTCGTCCTTCCCCTCCGTGGAGGTAAAGGAGGATTCGGATCGTTGCTTCGTATCTCTAAAGAAGTGAAGAAGACGAGCAACTTTGGGGCGTGTAGGGATATGAACGGACAGAGGTTGAGGCATGTAATAGCTGAGAAGATGCTTAAGGAGTGGGttgaaggggaagaagatagGGAGCTTGTGAGACGGGGTGAAGAGTATGTGAAGGAGCAGCAGAATAAAGTTAAACAAGGTGTTGGAAACGGATCTACTACGCAGAAGTATGTGAAGAAGTATACGGAAGAGTCTGATAAGTGTATTCAGGCTGTTGATTTGGCTTTGAAAGAGTCTTTTCTTAATGGCAAGAGGAAAGGGAAGATCTTTGCTGATTCTCACAAATCTAAAAGACTTAAGATTTGGTATGAACTCTTGTGCTTGAAAGCTATGTTCTTTTTGACATGTTAGGAGGAACAATTCGTTATTATGTGTTTTGTAGTTTAGGTTATGTAGCTTCTTAAGTTCTGTGATTGCAAAAAATTGTTCCTTTTTTGATGCTAATGGTGGGAGTTGTTAGATTCAGTAGTCTATGTATGCATTATAATCTTTCTATATGGGTTCTGTGCTTGAAAGCtatgttctttttttacttgttaGGAGGAATAAGTCATGATTCATAGTTTAAGGTTAGGAAGCTTCTTAAGTTTTATGATTGCAAAAATTGTTGTTTGTATCTCTGTTCTTGTCACtgaatgatgattttttttttttttttcaggaagGGAAAGAGTGCTGTTGATGATAGTGATAGCGATGATAGCAGCGACGATGAAGATGAGAATTTTGTTGTTCTAAACAATGGTGTACAAGTTGGTTCAGATGAGGATGATACTGATGGAAGCTCAGATTTGGTTATGACTGAGACTCACGTTGGTGAGTCTTCTGGTAAATCTTCATTCAATCGCGGTTCAGAGGAAGAGAATGACATTGTAGTCCGCCAAAGTTCAGATGTAGTTAAGGTAGAGATCACCGGTGTGACAGTAGAGAAGACTGATGATTTACCTGTTGCTGTTGCTGATGCAATGGGCCATACTGAAAAGGAAGAGAAGTCAAGTGGATACGCAGGGAAGAATCTGGTCGGAGTAGCTGGTAAAACGTCAGTTTCGTCTGCAGCAGTTAAGGATCAAGGCAATGATTCTGACATAAAGACAGGAGGAGCTGCGGGAGAACCTGTTAAACCACTTAACTTTGATGACTTCAGTACAGCAACAGATATGGAGGTATGTATTGCTTTTTCATACgcaatttcaaaatcaaaataatgtcTTTGTTCAATATATAGGAATCTCGAATTGCTCTGTACAATGATGTCGCGTCATTATAGTTCATTTGTTGCATTGATCACACTACTAAACCTATTTTGAATCCATCTATGTTCAGGTTTTGGGGATGGAGAGATTAAAGACTGAGCTTCAGTCACGTGGACTGAAATGCGGAGGGACATTGCAAGAGCGGGCTGCGAGGCTGTTCTTACTTAAATCAACACCACTCAATAAGCTCCCGAAGAAATTGCTGGCCaagaaatgaagaacaaaacatgcCACTCCTAAGGAAATTACTACTCTTTTGAAGTTATCTGCTTGTTTGTAGTGCAATAATACAACCCACATGTGTGTAATATCTGCTGTAATTTTATACTAATCCACCAAGATAATCACTTCCCTCTTTTTATCTATTTGTCATCTTCTCTACAACgtagaatgttttttcttttctgttttcatcAAATGGTCCGAGTGATAATTATGTCCGCGTCCATGAACAAAATCTTGTAACTAGAGAAGagtttaatatagaaaaaacaGAGCGAGTCTTTAACTGACATAATTATTCTCTGATTGATTACAACAACATGAATCTTACCAATAGGGCACATTACTTACAGGTCTCTTGCTAATCGTTGTCAAAAGCCAGATCTTGTCTGAACAAGAGTATGTAAAGCAGCATGCTAATTATATATAGCTTATGCATGGACCATACGTGGTAACATAGCTTATGCATGGACCATATGTGGTAACAAAAGCCCCACTCAATTGGTGTTTATAAACTTAACTTACATTCTCTCCGACTCCAATTTTAAAGTAGAGGAAGAGTATTACACTTAATGTTACAACACTTCAAATATGAAGGAATGTTTTACGGATCCAATAATGTTACGTGGGAGTTTGTCCTgtaacaacaaatcaaaaacaggGTTGCTCAGATTTAACCATTGAGGACACACCAAGTACAATGCGGAGCTTGATGTCCTATTCGAAGTCGAAGAACAAACCTTGTCTTCTGTTAGGCATCAGTACTGCGTCGAGGAGTTTTACATTAGCTCCTTTGCATCTCTTATGGCTGAGCTGGCAGCATAAAGCGCTATTTTCTTAAGCTGCAATGCAGTGAGAAGAGAAGTGAAAAGACGTTAAGCTGGAACTAGTATTTTTTAGCTTCCAAAATGCTTCAGTTCCAGTACGAAATTATACTGTAGTGTACCTCAAGTTTATCCTCGCTAGATCTGTGGTCTTTTGGTAATCTCCGGAACTCATGTGTTAGCCTAAGGCATTCTTCAACGCTTTCAGGAGCCACAAAGTCTAATGCCACCTTTATACAGGACTGGAAACAGTTTGGAATTCAGGGTCAGTAACATTTCAAATGCACAAACTGTTGAGCTTTTTgcggaaagaaaaaaacagttaatGAGAAAATTCAGACAATTGATAGAAGATGCAAATCCTTGATTAATAAAGATGATATGTCGAAAAAAGGGAATAAACTGGTTGCTTACCTGTCTATTTCTCACTTGGTGAGGACAACCTGCAGGTATGAAAACAGCTTCGCCGAGGTGTTGCTCAAAGGTCCATGGCTCTATGTCTGCatatgaataaaaacatatatcaaacaCAGCAAAGAAGATATATCAGCTTGTAAAGCTGCACAGGTTTTAGTACAGACCAATATCTTACCAAATTCTTCCTTTAGCTGTTTCTTCTGGCTTTCACTCAGGAACAAAGTCTGGTCATGAATTGCGTGAATAACCTGAAATTACCACAGTGCaacaaaatttagatttctCATTCCACCAATGACTAATCCAATACGAATTTACAAGAGATAATATGTGATGATACATACAGAGTTCACTGGTTCGTTATTGATGTGACAAAACTCATGCTTGTGCCTTTTCAAAAACTGGATAAGTTTTGGAACATCCTCCCTTCGAAAAATATCCCATACAGCACCACCATGCACAGCCTCTGACCGCTCAGTGGTATTGCCATCAGTTTCTTTTGACGCATCCAGTTTCTGCTCTTGTGTGGACTTCGCACTTGTACTCTCAGTCTCCAAACAGATGTCATTTTGATTCTCGTCAGCAATAGGTTCGTTTGTCAGCGTTACATTATCCTGGGGAATTAAATCCGCATGCAAGTTCAGATCATGACCTGACTCCATCGCAGTAGTGCAAGAATAGAGACCAAAAGACTCTTCCATCAGATCAGCTCTTTCGTTGGTAGTACAGTCACCTGAAAATTAGGCCATCTTCAGTAATGTGTCTATGTGTCCATTATACATAAATGGAGGGAGCTTCGTACAGTACCATTTGAAAAATGTATTTCATCAACTTCTTGTGAGCCCGACGGTCTTGAACTGCTGCTTGATTGTTCATCTTTAGCTGCCTTGTCCTTAAAACCTTGTTTAGCTTCATCCACTTCTTTCAGTGACTGGTTTTCAAGTTCGTTAGCTTCTTCCCCTTGACCACCGTTTTGTTTATGTAACTTGGGTTTTGCATATTTTTCCTGCTGTACTTTGATGTTTCGGTTTATATGAGGACGTATTTCCACTTTAGCTGTGTGTGTCAGCACGTTGACCTAATTCAAgttcataaaataattaatctcACAATTTAAAGGGAAAGAGTGGACAGCTCAGTTTCAGTATAATAATCAGAGTTTGATCACCTCAGAAAGTACAATTTCATGGTTTattttcaagaataattaagaAAGTATGATAAAAGATTGGTGCACATACCGCGTCAGAAATATCACAATGTAGCTTTGTCACAGAATCTCCTCTACCAAGCTCATCAGGGAAACCATAAGCAATGTATGTCTTAGGTCCAAGATCTGGCTTCAAGGATTTATCTGGAAGTCTTGTTGCGAGATTTAGTATACCAGACTTTGGGTCAGTGTAATCAAAGAAGGGCAATGCAGCAATAAACTCAGCATTG from Camelina sativa cultivar DH55 chromosome 2, Cs, whole genome shotgun sequence includes the following:
- the LOC104712698 gene encoding protein SDE2 homolog, which gives rise to MSADQSSKPLQFFVRLLDGKSLALTFSTPLAYGDQIKQRIFEHTKIPTHLQRLICGGYAISDESSVSQPDATVNLVLPLRGGKGGFGSLLRISKEVKKTSNFGACRDMNGQRLRHVIAEKMLKEWVEGEEDRELVRRGEEYVKEQQNKVKQGVGNGSTTQKYVKKYTEESDKCIQAVDLALKESFLNGKRKGKIFADSHKSKRLKIWKGKSAVDDSDSDDSSDDEDENFVVLNNGVQVGSDEDDTDGSSDLVMTETHVGESSGKSSFNRGSEEENDIVVRQSSDVVKVEITGVTVEKTDDLPVAVADAMGHTEKEEKSSGYAGKNLVGVAGKTSVSSAAVKDQGNDSDIKTGGAAGEPVKPLNFDDFSTATDMEVLGMERLKTELQSRGLKCGGTLQERAARLFLLKSTPLNKLPKKLLAKK